One genomic window of Medicago truncatula cultivar Jemalong A17 chromosome 1, MtrunA17r5.0-ANR, whole genome shotgun sequence includes the following:
- the LOC25485148 gene encoding VAN3-binding protein yields MDKAQTHFWRPDPLHSSMFRPPETPQAPMEFLSRSWSVSALEISKTLSSSSSSKPPINTTIEENITEETSSSSSVSLNPFSFASTETTQMIMERIMSQTEDVSVSPRTSGRLSHSSGPLTDSCPVSPSEIDDIKYGRSNNGGGVSLNSYLGGRPPGGGGKTVGRWLKDRKEKKKEEARAHNAQVHAAVSVAAVAAAVAAIAAATAASSGSGKDEEKASTDSAVASAATLVAAQCVETAEALGAEREHLAAVVSSAVNVRSAGDIMTLTAAAATALRGAATLKARALKEVWNIAAVIPVERNLGASGGNGNGSSHSSFSGELVPEDIFSGTIYSRELLARGCELLKRTRKGDLHWKVVSVYINKMNQVTLKMKSRHVAGTIKKKKKNVVIELIKDMPAWTGRHLLEGGENRRYFGLKTLLRGVVEFECMNQREYDVWTQGVSSLLSIAAEKNTRNRF; encoded by the exons atggATAAAGCTCAAACCCATTTCTGGAGACCCGACCCACTTCACTCTTCCATGTTCCGTCCACCAGAAACACCACAAGCACCAATGGAGTTTCTCTCACGTTCATGGAGCGTATCAGCTCTTGAAATCTCCAAAACTctctcctcctcctcttcttccaaACCTCCTATAAACACCACCATAGAAGAAAACATCACCGAAGaaacctcctcctcctcctctgtTTCCTTAAACCCATTTTCCTTTGCTTCCACTGAAACCACTCAAATGATAATGGAACGCATCATGTCACAAACC gaggATGTTTCTGTGTCTCCAAGAACTTCAGGGAGACTCTCACATAGTAGTGGTCCTTTGACAGATAGTTGTCCTGTTTCACCATCTGAAATCGACGATATCAAG TACGGCCGTTCAAACAATGGCGGTGGTGTAAGTTTAAATAGTTATCTTGGTGGCAGACCACCTGGTGGTGGTGGTAAGACGGTTGGAAGATGGCTTAAGGAtagaaaggagaagaaaaaggaagaagcaAGGGCCCACAATGCTCAGGTTCATGCTGCGGTATCCGTGGCTGCTGTTGCTGCCGCAGTAGCTGCGATTGCTGCGGCCACGGCCGCCTCGTCTGGGTCTGGAAAAGATGAGGAGAAAGCGAGTACTGACTCGGCTGTGGCTTCTGCAGCGACGTTGGTGGCGGCTCAGTGTGTTGAGACGGCCGAGGCGTTGGGGGCAGAAAGGGAACATCTTGCTGCTGTGGTTAGCTCCGCCGTGAATGTTAGATCTGCTGGTGATATCATGACTTTAACTGCTGCTGCTGCAACAG CTTTGCGTGGGGCTGCAACATTGAAAGCGAGGGCATTGAAAGAAGTTTGGAATATTGCAGCAGTGATTCCTGTGGAGAGAAATTTGGGGGCTTCTGGTGGTAATGGTAATGGAAGTTCCCATAGTAGCTTCAGCGGTGAGCTTGTACCTGAAGATATTTTCTCGGGTACTATCTATAGTAGAGAATTACTTGCAAGAGGTTGTGAGCTTCTGAAGCGCACACGCAAAG GTGATCTTCACTGGAAAGTTGTATctgtatatataaataaaatgaatcag GTTACTCTAAAAATGAAGAGTAGGCACGTTGCTGGGAccattaagaaaaagaaaaaga ATGTGGTGATTGAACTGATCAAAGATATGCCAGCTTGGACGGGACGCCATTTGCTGGAAGGCGGTGAGAATCGTCGCTACTTTGGATTGAAAACACTGTTGCGTGGTGTCGTTGAATTTGAGTGCATGAATCAAAGAGAGTATGACGTGTGGACTCAGGGTGTCTCTAGCCTGCTTTCCATTGCAGCTGAGAAGAACACCAGAAATAGATTTTGA